Proteins from a single region of Salipiger sp. H15:
- a CDS encoding glycosyltransferase family 2 protein — MRIFLHIGPDAQTAGRLQQVLDAKRRQLAKRGLLYPRSPGARNHTRLFMAVSDPGAVDALRWGRGFADPARQAELRDEVLQQLTQEIETARPELLILSAHQLGSGLTSRAELERLRSLLAPLSRDITVLAHLASPAEMLARHYAAQVLEGRRRGPELELGLCATADWWQAALATRPAADPRGGVFPETQGAAHWLDFARLQRGWEAAFGPGAVRLRSVDPARLYGAEVVEEIREAFDIPQGFGRVEAAPPPTQPSAAWLSRCRRMNDVLLRHLAAEPALQIPRPLWRRLLGEIKVPGAPLEPGAFEPVNRRFAADIEGLASQHPGLDPAHLRSAPAAPWQEADPGFGFRATQYLMAFRWRIAEASKAAAPSEPEPRPAPAMPDAALRKLAALQGSPWMPHDRLGTLAETAPAAPFSALPPRSAKSARVILGCMKNEAPYVVEWIAYHRAIGFDDFLIYSNGCEDGTDRILDRLAQMGVLRHRDNNGWTGNSPQQHALDAALDEVVIRDADWLLHSDVDEFVNIRCGNGTLDDLFAAAPGATHFALTWRLFGHDGVQALDPAPVISQFTACAPRYCPKPHTNWGFKTLMRGLGAYEKLSCHRPNKPRQDAENAVKWSNGSGRDMTAEALHNGWRNSRKSIGYDLVQLNHYALRSAESYLIKRQRGRALHVDRQIGLNYWIRMDWSGARDLTIQRNLPRLRAEMDRLLADPELARLHAEGLAWHRAKAAELRADPEFGKLFREATALKLDPAERVAWALSLDMES; from the coding sequence GTGAGAATTTTTCTCCATATCGGTCCCGACGCCCAGACCGCCGGGCGGCTTCAGCAGGTGCTCGATGCCAAGCGGCGGCAGCTGGCCAAGCGCGGCCTGCTCTACCCCCGCAGCCCCGGCGCGCGCAACCATACGCGGCTCTTCATGGCGGTCAGCGATCCCGGCGCGGTGGACGCGCTGCGCTGGGGGCGCGGCTTTGCGGATCCCGCCCGGCAGGCGGAGCTGCGCGACGAGGTGCTGCAGCAGCTCACGCAGGAGATCGAGACGGCGCGGCCGGAGCTGCTGATCCTCTCGGCGCACCAGCTGGGCAGCGGGCTCACCAGCCGGGCCGAGCTCGAGCGGCTGCGGTCCCTGCTCGCGCCGCTCTCGCGGGACATCACCGTGCTGGCGCATCTCGCCTCGCCGGCGGAGATGCTGGCGCGGCACTACGCGGCGCAGGTGCTCGAGGGGCGCAGGCGCGGGCCGGAGCTGGAGCTTGGCCTCTGCGCCACCGCCGACTGGTGGCAGGCGGCGCTGGCCACGCGCCCCGCCGCCGATCCCCGCGGCGGGGTCTTTCCCGAGACGCAGGGCGCCGCGCACTGGCTCGATTTCGCGCGGCTGCAGCGCGGCTGGGAGGCCGCCTTCGGCCCCGGTGCGGTGCGCCTGCGCAGCGTCGATCCGGCGCGGCTCTACGGCGCCGAGGTGGTCGAGGAGATCCGCGAGGCCTTCGACATTCCTCAGGGCTTCGGCAGGGTCGAGGCCGCGCCGCCGCCAACCCAGCCCTCGGCCGCCTGGCTGAGCCGCTGCCGCAGGATGAACGACGTGCTGCTGCGCCACCTCGCCGCCGAGCCCGCACTGCAGATCCCCCGACCGCTCTGGCGGCGGCTGCTGGGCGAGATCAAGGTTCCGGGCGCGCCGCTCGAGCCGGGCGCCTTCGAGCCGGTCAACCGCCGCTTCGCCGCCGATATCGAGGGGCTCGCCTCGCAGCATCCCGGGCTCGACCCCGCGCATCTGCGGAGCGCCCCCGCCGCGCCCTGGCAGGAGGCCGACCCCGGCTTCGGTTTCCGGGCGACACAGTACCTGATGGCCTTCCGCTGGCGTATCGCCGAGGCCTCGAAGGCGGCCGCTCCTTCGGAGCCCGAACCCCGGCCCGCCCCCGCGATGCCCGACGCCGCGCTGCGCAAGCTCGCGGCGCTGCAGGGCTCGCCCTGGATGCCGCACGACCGGCTTGGCACGCTCGCCGAGACCGCCCCCGCCGCGCCCTTCAGCGCCTTGCCGCCGCGCTCGGCGAAGAGTGCCCGCGTCATCCTCGGCTGCATGAAGAACGAGGCGCCCTACGTGGTCGAGTGGATCGCCTATCACCGCGCCATCGGCTTTGACGATTTCCTCATCTATTCCAACGGTTGCGAGGATGGCACCGACCGCATCCTCGACCGGCTCGCGCAGATGGGCGTGCTGCGGCACCGCGACAACAACGGCTGGACCGGCAATTCGCCGCAGCAGCACGCGCTCGATGCGGCGCTGGACGAGGTGGTGATCCGCGATGCCGACTGGCTGCTGCATTCGGACGTGGACGAGTTCGTCAACATCCGCTGCGGCAACGGCACGCTCGACGATCTCTTCGCCGCAGCGCCCGGGGCGACGCATTTCGCGCTGACCTGGCGGCTCTTCGGCCATGACGGGGTGCAGGCGCTCGACCCGGCGCCGGTGATCTCGCAATTCACCGCCTGCGCGCCGCGCTACTGCCCCAAGCCGCACACCAACTGGGGGTTCAAGACGCTGATGCGGGGGCTCGGCGCCTACGAGAAACTCTCGTGCCACCGCCCGAACAAGCCTCGGCAAGATGCTGAAAACGCGGTGAAATGGTCAAACGGATCAGGCCGCGACATGACCGCCGAGGCGCTGCACAACGGCTGGCGCAACTCGCGCAAGTCGATCGGCTACGACCTCGTGCAGCTCAACCACTACGCGCTGCGTTCGGCCGAGAGCTACCTCATCAAGCGCCAGCGCGGGCGGGCGCTGCACGTCGACCGGCAGATCGGCCTCAACTACTGGATCCGCATGGACTGGTCCGGGGCGCGCGACCTGACCATCCAGCGCAACCTGCCGCGGCTCCGGGCCGAGATGGACCGGCTGCTGGCCGACCCCGAGCTTGCGCGGCTGCACGCCGAGGGGCTGGCCTGGCACAGGGCCAAGGCGGCCGAATTGCGCGCGGATCCCGAATTCGGGAAATTGTTCCGCGAGGCGACGGCGCTGAAACTGGACCCCGCCGAGCGCGTCGCCTGGGCGCTGTCCCTCGACATGGAGAGCTGA
- a CDS encoding phosphoadenosine phosphosulfate reductase produces MKDSADPLSRQTAFEDELDLTDVDLSMHSARAWIDAISEIGEAHGFAEPLGKRHHAVFVEDGDTLLVTFESMPGISAYSKTATPLGWEMQAIEGWSSLSVICTADTWFRDPEVVRFFDQLLDDGFFDEFEKVVFYGAGPCGYAAAAYSVTAPGARVVLLQPQATLDPRVAEWDDRFPEMRRVDFTSRFGYAPDMIDAAQAAYVLYDPQERMDAMHAALFERRNVTRFRLPYMGDALQGDLLELDLIHPILEAAADDRLDRAEVARLMRARRNHAPYLRRLLSRLDAENRPLLAEWLCANVTARLNAPRFRRRLEALRAEAEGRPEG; encoded by the coding sequence ATGAAGGACAGCGCGGACCCGCTCAGCAGACAGACCGCCTTCGAGGACGAGCTGGACCTGACCGATGTCGACCTCAGCATGCATTCGGCCCGCGCCTGGATCGACGCCATCTCCGAGATCGGCGAGGCGCATGGCTTTGCCGAGCCGCTCGGCAAGCGCCACCACGCGGTCTTCGTCGAGGATGGCGACACGCTGCTGGTGACCTTCGAGTCGATGCCCGGCATCTCGGCCTATTCCAAGACGGCGACCCCTCTCGGCTGGGAGATGCAGGCGATCGAGGGCTGGTCGAGCCTTTCGGTGATCTGCACCGCCGACACGTGGTTCCGCGACCCCGAGGTGGTCCGCTTCTTCGACCAGCTGCTCGACGACGGCTTCTTCGACGAGTTCGAGAAGGTGGTCTTCTACGGCGCGGGCCCCTGCGGCTATGCCGCCGCCGCCTATTCGGTCACCGCGCCCGGGGCGCGCGTCGTGCTGCTGCAACCGCAGGCGACGCTCGATCCGCGCGTCGCCGAATGGGACGACCGCTTCCCCGAGATGCGCCGCGTCGATTTCACCTCGCGCTTCGGCTACGCCCCCGACATGATCGACGCCGCGCAGGCGGCCTACGTGCTCTACGACCCGCAGGAGCGGATGGACGCGATGCACGCGGCGCTGTTCGAGCGGCGCAACGTCACCCGCTTCCGCCTGCCCTACATGGGCGACGCGCTGCAGGGCGACCTGCTCGAGCTGGATCTCATCCACCCGATCCTCGAGGCCGCCGCCGACGACCGGCTCGACCGGGCCGAGGTGGCGCGGCTGATGCGTGCACGGCGCAACCACGCGCCCTACCTGCGGCGGCTGCTGTCGCGGCTCGACGCCGAGAACCGCCCGCTGCTGGCCGAATGGCTTTGTGCCAATGTCACCGCGCGGCTCAACGCGCCGCGCTTCCGCCGCCGGCTCGAGGCGCTGCGGGCCGAGGCCGAGGGGCGCCCCGAGGGCTGA
- a CDS encoding glycosyltransferase family 2 protein, with protein MAVPSITAVVCVRNEGAFLLDWLAHHLAAGVSHVVALSNDCQDGTDVLLDRLAEVAPLTHIRNDGPYDKAGIQFTGLKLADKAEAVREADWLLALDVDEFVNVHAGDHTLPALIAALPEATAITLTWRLFGNAGVVSYADIPVPEQFTRAAPVQMLWPWRAAMFKTLYRNDGTYAKLGVHRPRDPDSARLESARWFDGEGRALDAQFRTRRIFSNYGRSNYALAQLNHYPLGAMESYVLKADRGRAVHSADLLGLDYWVERNFNTDEDSSISALAGPVRALREGFAADPVLAGLHAGAVRWRKARFAALMAQEPFRALMGRLLMTPPSRPLPPALAQPLIAAATRVRRAGET; from the coding sequence ATGGCCGTCCCGAGCATCACCGCCGTGGTCTGCGTCCGCAACGAGGGCGCCTTCCTGCTCGACTGGCTGGCGCATCACCTCGCCGCCGGGGTGAGCCACGTGGTCGCGCTCAGCAACGATTGCCAGGACGGCACCGACGTTCTGCTCGACCGGCTGGCCGAGGTGGCGCCGCTCACCCATATCCGCAACGACGGGCCCTACGACAAGGCCGGCATCCAGTTCACCGGGCTGAAGCTGGCGGACAAGGCCGAGGCGGTGCGCGAGGCGGACTGGCTGCTGGCGCTCGACGTCGACGAGTTCGTCAACGTCCACGCCGGCGACCATACCCTGCCCGCGCTGATCGCTGCCCTGCCCGAGGCGACGGCGATCACCCTCACCTGGCGGCTCTTCGGCAATGCCGGGGTGGTCAGCTACGCCGACATCCCCGTGCCCGAGCAGTTCACCCGCGCCGCCCCGGTGCAAATGCTCTGGCCCTGGCGCGCGGCGATGTTCAAGACGCTCTACCGCAACGACGGCACCTACGCGAAGCTCGGCGTGCACCGGCCGCGCGACCCCGATTCCGCGCGGCTGGAAAGCGCGCGCTGGTTCGACGGCGAGGGCCGCGCGCTCGACGCGCAGTTCCGCACGCGCCGCATCTTTTCCAACTACGGGCGGTCGAACTACGCGCTGGCGCAGCTCAACCACTATCCTCTGGGGGCGATGGAGAGTTACGTGCTCAAGGCCGATCGCGGCCGCGCGGTGCACAGTGCGGATCTGCTCGGGCTCGATTACTGGGTGGAGCGCAATTTCAACACCGACGAGGACAGCAGCATCTCGGCGCTCGCCGGGCCGGTGCGGGCGCTTCGCGAGGGCTTCGCCGCCGATCCGGTGCTGGCCGGGCTGCATGCCGGGGCAGTGCGCTGGCGCAAGGCGCGCTTTGCCGCGCTCATGGCGCAGGAGCCGTTCCGCGCGCTGATGGGGCGCCTGCTGATGACCCCGCCCTCGCGCCCGCTGCCGCCCGCGCTGGCGCAGCCGCTGATCGCCGCCGCCACCCGCGTGCGGCGCGCCGGAGAGACCTGA
- the tyrS gene encoding tyrosine--tRNA ligase, with protein MTYHPKSDFMRVMIERGYLADCTDYQGLDEALSQGVVTAYIGYDATAKSLHVGHLLNIMMLRWLQKTGHKPITLMGGGTTKVGDPSFRSDERPLLGPEQIDANIEGMKQVFAKYLQYGDAPNDALMLNNAEWLDNLNYLEFLRDIGRHFSVNRMLSFESVKSRLDREQSLSFLEFNYMILQAYDFLELNRRYGCSLQMGGSDQWGNIINGIDLTRRVLDHEIYGLTSPLLTTSDGRKMGKSQGGAMWLNADMLSPYEFWQFWRNTTDADVGRFLKLYTELPVEDCERLGALAGSEINDAKIILANEVTALCHGAEAAAAAEATAREVFEKGGVGDDLPTLELTSDEVGDGISIVQVIVRAGLAKTGKEAKRLIAENGARIDDQPLTDAGLMLDAAALAAPVKLSAGKKRHALVKLG; from the coding sequence ATGACCTACCATCCCAAATCGGACTTCATGCGCGTCATGATCGAGCGCGGCTACCTTGCCGACTGCACCGATTACCAGGGCCTCGACGAGGCGCTCAGCCAGGGCGTGGTCACCGCCTATATCGGCTATGACGCGACGGCGAAGTCGCTGCACGTGGGTCACCTGCTCAACATCATGATGCTGCGCTGGCTGCAGAAGACCGGCCACAAGCCGATCACCCTGATGGGCGGCGGCACCACCAAGGTGGGCGACCCCTCGTTCCGCTCGGACGAGCGCCCGCTGCTCGGGCCCGAGCAGATCGACGCCAACATCGAGGGCATGAAGCAGGTCTTCGCCAAGTACCTGCAGTACGGCGACGCGCCGAACGACGCGCTGATGCTGAACAACGCCGAGTGGCTCGACAACCTCAACTATCTCGAGTTCCTGCGCGACATCGGCCGCCACTTCTCGGTGAACCGGATGCTGTCGTTTGAATCGGTGAAGTCGCGCCTCGACCGCGAGCAGTCGCTGTCGTTCCTCGAGTTCAACTACATGATCCTGCAGGCCTACGACTTCCTCGAGCTGAACCGCCGCTACGGCTGCTCGCTGCAGATGGGCGGCTCGGACCAGTGGGGCAACATCATCAACGGCATCGACCTGACGCGCCGGGTGCTGGACCACGAGATCTACGGCCTCACCTCGCCGCTGCTGACCACCTCGGACGGGCGCAAGATGGGCAAGAGCCAGGGCGGCGCCATGTGGCTCAACGCCGACATGCTGAGCCCCTACGAGTTCTGGCAGTTCTGGCGCAACACCACCGACGCCGACGTCGGCCGGTTCCTCAAGCTCTACACCGAGCTGCCGGTCGAGGATTGCGAGCGGCTCGGCGCGCTTGCCGGCTCCGAGATCAACGACGCCAAGATCATCCTCGCCAACGAGGTCACCGCGCTCTGCCACGGCGCCGAGGCCGCCGCCGCCGCCGAGGCGACCGCGCGCGAGGTCTTCGAGAAGGGCGGCGTCGGGGATGACCTGCCGACGCTCGAGCTGACCTCGGACGAGGTCGGCGACGGCATCTCCATCGTGCAGGTGATCGTCCGCGCCGGGCTCGCCAAGACCGGCAAGGAGGCCAAGCGCCTGATCGCCGAGAACGGCGCGCGCATCGACGACCAGCCGCTGACCGATGCCGGGCTGATGCTCGATGCCGCCGCACTGGCCGCGCCGGTGAAGCTCTCGGCCGGCAAGAAGCGCCACGCGCTGGTGAAGCTGGGCTGA
- a CDS encoding glycosyltransferase family 2 protein, whose protein sequence is MVRPGAGGPRICAVTCVKNEGPFVLEWVAYNRLLGVTDFLVYSNDCDDGTDALLDALAAAGVVHLPNPAQGRSYQMEALKDAARQEVVRRADWIWVADVDEFLNIHAGDHTLPALIAACGDPQAISVSFQFFANAGIAQFEDVPVIAQFTRSHNPDLWCDQSAIEVKSLVRRDFPLQYLGAHRPFFRKTLPTAKHPRWTDGSGRPVPGAFLSADRPRRMRRFPAAGARRFATLNHYALRSLDSYLVKTERGDVNREGRIFDESYWQERNDPAWEDRSILRMLPALEAEITELRALPGVARLHDLSVQAHRAKVGMLRAQPQIAARAAHLGALPALPPGEAELIARLGLAEDAA, encoded by the coding sequence ATGGTGAGACCAGGGGCGGGCGGGCCGCGCATCTGCGCGGTGACCTGCGTGAAGAACGAGGGGCCCTTCGTGCTCGAATGGGTGGCCTACAACCGCCTGCTCGGCGTCACCGATTTCCTCGTCTATTCCAACGACTGCGACGACGGCACCGACGCGCTGCTCGATGCGCTGGCCGCCGCGGGCGTGGTGCACCTGCCCAACCCGGCGCAGGGGCGCAGCTACCAGATGGAGGCGCTGAAGGATGCGGCGCGGCAGGAGGTGGTGCGGCGCGCCGACTGGATCTGGGTGGCCGACGTGGACGAGTTCCTCAACATCCACGCGGGCGATCACACCCTGCCCGCGCTCATCGCCGCCTGCGGCGATCCGCAGGCGATCTCGGTCAGCTTCCAGTTCTTCGCCAATGCCGGGATCGCGCAGTTCGAGGACGTGCCGGTGATCGCGCAGTTCACCCGCTCGCACAACCCCGACCTCTGGTGCGACCAGAGCGCCATCGAGGTCAAGTCCTTGGTGCGGCGCGACTTTCCGCTGCAGTACCTTGGCGCGCACCGGCCCTTCTTCCGCAAGACCCTGCCCACCGCGAAACATCCGCGCTGGACCGATGGCAGCGGCCGCCCGGTGCCCGGCGCCTTTCTCAGCGCCGACCGCCCGCGCCGGATGCGCCGCTTTCCCGCCGCCGGGGCACGGCGCTTCGCCACGCTCAACCACTACGCGCTGCGCTCGCTCGACAGCTACCTCGTGAAGACCGAGCGCGGCGACGTGAACCGCGAGGGGCGCATCTTCGACGAGAGCTACTGGCAGGAGCGCAACGACCCCGCCTGGGAAGACCGCTCGATCCTGCGCATGCTGCCCGCGCTCGAGGCGGAAATCACTGAGCTGCGCGCCCTGCCCGGCGTCGCCCGGCTGCACGATCTGTCGGTGCAGGCGCACCGCGCCAAGGTTGGCATGCTGCGCGCGCAGCCGCAGATCGCCGCCCGCGCCGCGCATCTCGGCGCCCTGCCCGCGCTGCCGCCCGGCGAGGCGGAGCTGATCGCGCGGCTCGGGCTGGCGGAGGACGCGGCATGA
- a CDS encoding anhydro-N-acetylmuramic acid kinase, with translation MSGTSLDGVDAALIRTDGAQIHEFGRSGYRPFSDAERRVLKAALGRWPGPGLEAALDVTQRAHAELLADFPEAELVGFHGQTLAHDPHGRGTHQLGDGAALAEALNRDVVWDFRSADVALGGEGAPLAPFFHFACAKWMGAERPVAFLNLGGVGNLTWVDPRKASPEEPGALLAFDTGPANAPINDLVAERLGLDCDRDGALAAQGEVVDGALELFLEEGFFRRMPPKSLDRDDFSLMLDLVRELSDADAAATMTAMAAAAVMQGMEHCPTPPEKLLVTGGGRRNPVMMAMLQAGLDCPVVPVEEAGLDGDMLEAQAFGFLAVRVAQGWPTSAPGTTGVAAPVGGGQISRVGSLVG, from the coding sequence ATGTCGGGGACCTCTCTCGACGGGGTGGACGCGGCGCTGATCCGCACCGACGGGGCGCAGATCCACGAGTTCGGGCGCTCCGGCTATCGGCCCTTTTCCGACGCCGAGCGCCGGGTTCTGAAGGCCGCGCTGGGGCGCTGGCCGGGGCCGGGGCTCGAAGCGGCGCTGGATGTGACCCAGCGCGCCCATGCCGAGCTGCTGGCCGATTTCCCCGAGGCCGAGCTGGTGGGCTTCCACGGCCAGACGCTGGCGCATGACCCGCACGGGCGCGGCACGCACCAGCTGGGCGACGGCGCGGCGCTGGCCGAGGCGCTGAACCGCGACGTGGTCTGGGACTTCCGCTCCGCCGACGTGGCGCTGGGGGGCGAGGGCGCGCCGCTGGCGCCCTTCTTCCACTTCGCCTGTGCCAAGTGGATGGGCGCCGAGCGCCCGGTGGCCTTCCTCAACCTCGGCGGGGTCGGCAACCTCACCTGGGTCGACCCGCGCAAGGCGTCGCCCGAGGAGCCGGGCGCGCTGCTGGCCTTCGACACCGGCCCGGCGAACGCGCCGATCAACGATCTGGTGGCCGAGCGGCTCGGCCTCGACTGCGACCGCGACGGCGCGCTTGCCGCGCAGGGCGAGGTTGTGGACGGCGCGCTGGAGCTCTTCCTCGAGGAGGGGTTCTTCCGCCGGATGCCGCCGAAATCCCTCGATCGGGATGATTTCTCGCTGATGCTCGACCTCGTGCGCGAGCTCTCGGACGCCGATGCCGCCGCGACGATGACCGCCATGGCGGCGGCCGCCGTGATGCAGGGCATGGAGCATTGCCCGACCCCGCCCGAGAAGCTGCTGGTCACCGGCGGCGGGCGCCGCAACCCGGTGATGATGGCGATGCTGCAGGCCGGGCTCGACTGCCCGGTGGTGCCGGTCGAGGAGGCGGGGCTCGACGGCGACATGCTCGAGGCGCAGGCCTTCGGCTTCCTCGCCGTGCGCGTGGCGCAGGGCTGGCCGACCTCGGCCCCGGGAACCACCGGTGTCGCCGCGCCTGTGGGCGGCGGTCAGATCTCGCGCGTGGGCTCGCTGGTCGGCTGA